In Phacochoerus africanus isolate WHEZ1 chromosome 1, ROS_Pafr_v1, whole genome shotgun sequence, the following are encoded in one genomic region:
- the TATDN2 gene encoding putative deoxyribonuclease TATDN2 isoform X3 — protein sequence METRCARRWMVRSGDTDVDSKDSSRNSVDSEFAAEAESQNDTMEKSNKVQKRKRDRPQDQGSTMIYLKAIQGILGTSMPKRKGEAAARSKAKAAERPSHPEGPATSITVSAPQKEKESTPEGTVEEEKAEEKSGFCNRRVVIDPQEKPEEEPIGDRRMVIDKRSPPLEFVDDSDSHLNSQKPKEREVVIERSSSGSDWSDVDEISTVRFSQEEPVSLHLSAAPEPSAFPTDYVMYPAHLYSSPWCDYASYWTSSPKTPSYPSVGGGGGSGGGSDTAQAGRRGGGSSPRSTVSPPNTSRGPEAAEEGRSRKSRSLRFSRSSEDVKEKRTFQEDAPPRPCEGHASSSLPRSRREPRLEGFIDTHCHLDMLYSKLAFKGTFTKFRKIYSSSFPKEFQGCISDFCDPRTLTDCLWEDLLKEDLVWGAFGCHPHFARYYNESQERKLLQALRHPKAVAFGEMGLDYSHKCTTSVPEQHKVFERQLQLAVALRKPLVIHCRDADEDLLKIMRKFVPPDYKIHRHCFTGSYPVIEPLLKYFPNMSVGFTAVLTYSSAWEAREALKQIPLERIIVETDAPYFLPRQVPKSLCQYAHPGLALHTVREIARVKDLPLASTLVTLRENTCRLYSL from the exons gttgATTCCAAAGATAGTTCTCGTAACTCCGTGGACTCTGAATTTGCAGCTGAAGCTGAGAGTCAAAATGATACAATGGAGAAATCAAACAAggtccagaaaaggaaaagggatagACCTCAAGACCAAGGCTCTACGATGATCTACCTGAAGGCCATCCAGGGCATCCTGGGCACGTCGATgccaaaaaggaagggagaggctgCCGCTCGGTCCAAAGCCAAAGCGGCGGAGCGTCCCAGCCACCCAGAGGGACCAGCCACGAGTATCACCGTGTCTGctcctcagaaagagaaagagtccACCCCAGAGGGCACAGTGGAAGAGGAGAAGGCTGAGGAGAAGAGCGGCTTCTGCAACAGGAGAGTGGTGATAGACCCTCAGGAGAAGCCCGAGGAGGAGCCCATAGGTGACCGAAGGATGGTCATTGACAAGCGCTCTCCGCCCCTGGAGTTTGTGGATGACTCTGACTCCCATTTGAACAGCCAAAAG CCTAAAGAAAGAGAAGTGGTAATAGAGCGCTCCTCTTCCGGAAGTGACTGGTCTGATGTGGATGAGATTTCCACGGTCAGATTCTCTCAGGAGGAGCCCGTGTCTCTGCACCTCTCAGCAGCTCCAGAGCCTTCTGCCTTCCCCACCGACTACGTCATGTACCCAGCTCACTTGTACAGTAGTCCCTGGTGTGACTACGCCAGCTACTGGACCAGCAGTCCCAAGACCCCCAGCTACCCCTCTGTGGGCGGTGGCGGTGGCAGTGGTGGCGGCAGTGACACGGcgcaggcagggaggaggggcgggggctCTTCCCCCCGCTCTACGGTGAGCCCCCCGAACACCTCCAGGGGGCCAGAGGCCGCCGAGGAAGGCAGATCCCGGAAATCTCGCTCACTGCGTTTCTCCAGAAGCTCGGAAGAcgtgaaggagaaaagaacattCCAGGAGGATGCTCCCCCACGTCCGTGTGAGGGACACGCATCTAGCTCCCTGCCCAGGAGCCGTCGGGAGCCCAGGCTGGAGGGTTTCATTGACACCCATTGTCACTTGGACATGCTTTATTCCAAGTTGGCCTTCAAAGGGACCTTCACAAAGTTTCGGAAGATTTATAGCAGCTCCTTCCCTAAGGAGTTTCAGGGCTGCATCTCTGACTTCTGTGATCCTCGGACACTGACAGATTGCCTCTGGGAGGATCTGTTGAAAGAGGATCTGGTGTGGGGAGCCTTCGGCTGTCACCCCCACTTCGCACGTTACTACAACGAGAGTCAAGAAAGAAAGCTTCTGCAAGCCTTAAGGCACCCCAAGGCTGTGGCATTTGGGGAGATGGGCTTGGATTACTCTCACAAGTGCACCACGTCCGTCCCAGAGCAGCACAAG GTATTtgagcggcagctgcagctggctgTGGCTCTAAGGAAGCCCTTGGTGATCCACTGCCGAGATGCTGATGAAGATCTGCTGAAAATCATGAGAAAATTTGTGCCTCCAGACTACAAGATTCACAG GCATTGCTTCACCGGCAGCTACCCGGTCATTGAGCCCCTGTTGAAGTATTTTCCCAACATGTCCGTGGGCTTCACAGCAGTCCTGACCTACTCCTCTGCCTGGGAGGCCCGGGAAGCTCTGAAGCAGATCCCGCTGGAGAGGATCATCGTGGAAACGGATGCTCCTTACTTCCTGCCTCGACAG GTTCCCAAGAGCCTTTGCCAGTATGCCCACCCGGGCCTGGCCTTGCACACAGTTCGAGAGATTGCCAGGGTCAAAGACCTGCCACTTGCCAGCACCTTGGTCACCCTGCGTGAGAACACCTGTCGCCTCTACAGTCTTTGA
- the GHRL gene encoding appetite-regulating hormone, which produces MPSTGTICSLLLLSVLLMADLAMAGSSFLSPEHQKVQQRKESKKPAAKLKPRALEGWLGPEDSGEVEGTEDKLEIRFNAPCDVGIKLSGAQSDQHGQPLGKFLQDILWEEVNEAPADK; this is translated from the exons ATGCCCTCCACGGGGACCATTTGCAGCCTGCTGCTCCTCAGCGTGCTCCTCATGGCAGACTTGGCCATGGCGGGCTCCAGCTTCTTGAGCCCCGAACACCAGAAAGTACAG CAGAGAAAGGAGTCCAAGAAGCCAGCAGCCAAACTGAAGCCCCGGGCCCTGGAAGGCTGGCTCGGCCCAGAAGACAGTGGTGAGGTGGAAGGCACGGAGGACAAGCTGGAAATCCGG TTCAACGCCCCCTGTGATGTTGGGATCAAGTTGTCAGGGGCTCAGTCTGACCAGCACGGCCAGCCCCTGGGGAAATTTCTCCAGGACATCCTCTGGGAAGAGGTCAATG AGGCCCCGGCCGACAAGTGA